In the genome of Poecilia reticulata strain Guanapo linkage group LG16, Guppy_female_1.0+MT, whole genome shotgun sequence, one region contains:
- the casp2 gene encoding caspase-2 isoform X1, translated as MLECGMLERDQKALRRNSAVLCKQLVVDELLIQSLQADGILTENMAETIMAEQTSQKRSWRLLLLLPKRGPEAFQSFCLALKETEQQHLCDLITQSPERNSRETHVDCMPEEKSQRPEKMQSNGESSLLDKEESSEVSSTSSLSARPSDRCGASSESSGEISPVREENRDKGRKKRTLRTSLPFPTQEEYAAKRARTHAESMEFSLDADSPISTPVLPCAPDFYLSHCKQSYRMNSSPRGFALVISNVTFDSCSAPGLDPRKGGEVDDEVLRKVFTELDYHVSVHRDLTAQGMRTCIENFCRRPEHRTVDSCVVSLLSHGVEGAIYGTDGQLIQLDWVFEAFDNAHCPLLQNKPKMFFIQACRGDEMDCGVEQLDGPGRTSSPSCEQRDAGREAEGDADPRQRRDVGRPRIKLPQRSDMICGFASLKGQRICTAAMRNTKRGSWFIQELNTALRLHARDTHLSDMLVQVNARIKEREGYAPGTAHHRCKEMSEFTSSLCKDLYLFPKYQPQY; from the exons ATGTTGGAGTGCGGCATGCTGGAGCGGGACCAAAAGGCTCTCCGGAGAAACTCTGCTGTTCTGTGCAAACAGCTGGTCGTGGATGAGCTGCTCATCCAGTCACTGCAAGCTGATGGCATCCTTACCGAGAACATGGCAGAAACCATCATG GCAGAGCAAACATCTCAGAAACGTAGCTGGCGTTTGTTACTTCTCCTACCAAAACGGGGACCTGAAGCCTTCCAGAGCTTCTGCTTGGCTCTGAAGGAGACTGAGCAGCAGCACCTCTGTGACTTGATAACGCAATCCCCCGAGAGGAACAGCAGAGAGACACACGTGGAT TGTATGCCAGAAGAAAAGTCACAACGACCGGAGAAGATGCAAAGTAACGGAGAG TCATCTTTATTAGACAAAGAGGAAAGCAGTGAGGTGAGCAGCACCTCGTCACTCTCAGCCAGGCCCTCTGATAGATGCGGAGCATCCTCAGAGTCGTCCGGAGAGATCAGCCCAGTCAGAGAGGAAAACAGGgacaaaggaaggaaaaag AGGACTTTGAGGACTTCTCTCCCATTTCCAACTCAGGAGGAATACGCTGCAAAGAGAGCAAGGACACACG CAGAGTCCATGGAGTTCAGCCTCGACGCCGACAGCCCCATCAGCACTCCCGTTCTCCCGTGCGCTCCTGACTTTTATCTGTCTCACTGCAAGCAG TCCTACAGAATGAACTCCTCGCCGCGAGGCTTTGCCCTGGTCATCAGTAACGTGACCTTTGACTCTTGCTCTGCTCCTGGTCTTGACCCAAGAAAAGGAGGTGAAGTGGACGACGAAGTCCTCAGGAAGGTTTTCACGGAGCTGGACTACCACGTCAGTGTCCACAGAGACCTCACTGCTCAG GGCATGAGGACGTGCATTGAGAACTTCTGCAGGCGGCCCGAACACCGGACAGTGGACAGCTGTGTGGTGTCTCTGCTCTCCCACGGAGTCGAAGGAGCAATTTATGGCACAGATGGACAACTTATCCAG CTGGACTGGGTGTTTGAGGCCTTTGACAATGCACACTGTCCTCTGCTTCAAAACAAGCCaaagatgtttttcattcaaGCCTGCAGAGGAG ACGAGATGGACTGTGGAGTTGAGCAGCTGGACGGGCCGGGGAGAACGTCTTCACCGAGCTGCGAGCAGCGGGACGCAGGGAGGGAGGCAGAGGGGGACGCAGATCCCAGACAGAGGCGGGACGTGGGGAGGCCCAGGATTAAACTACCTCAGCGCTCAGACATGATCTGTGGCTTTGCGTCTCTCAAAGGTCAGAGAATTT GCACAGCAGCAATGCGAAACACCAAACGAGGGTCCTGGTTTATCCAAGAACTGAACACAGCACTCCGCCTTCATGCCAGAGACACACACCTTTCAGACATGCTGGTGCAG GTAAATGCACGTATCAAGGAGAGGGAAGGTTACGCCCCAGGCACCGCCCACCATCGCTGCAAAGAGATGTCCGAGTTCACCAGCTCACTCTGCAAAGACCTCTACCTTTTCCCCAAGTACCAGCCCCAGTATTGA
- the casp2 gene encoding caspase-2 isoform X3 translates to MLECGMLERDQKALRRNSAVLCKQLVVDELLIQSLQADGILTENMAETIMAEQTSQKRSWRLLLLLPKRGPEAFQSFCLALKETEQQHLCDLITQSPERNSRETHVDCMPEEKSQRPEKMQSNGERTLRTSLPFPTQEEYAAKRARTHAESMEFSLDADSPISTPVLPCAPDFYLSHCKQSYRMNSSPRGFALVISNVTFDSCSAPGLDPRKGGEVDDEVLRKVFTELDYHVSVHRDLTAQGMRTCIENFCRRPEHRTVDSCVVSLLSHGVEGAIYGTDGQLIQLDWVFEAFDNAHCPLLQNKPKMFFIQACRGDEMDCGVEQLDGPGRTSSPSCEQRDAGREAEGDADPRQRRDVGRPRIKLPQRSDMICGFASLKGQRICTAAMRNTKRGSWFIQELNTALRLHARDTHLSDMLVQVNARIKEREGYAPGTAHHRCKEMSEFTSSLCKDLYLFPKYQPQY, encoded by the exons ATGTTGGAGTGCGGCATGCTGGAGCGGGACCAAAAGGCTCTCCGGAGAAACTCTGCTGTTCTGTGCAAACAGCTGGTCGTGGATGAGCTGCTCATCCAGTCACTGCAAGCTGATGGCATCCTTACCGAGAACATGGCAGAAACCATCATG GCAGAGCAAACATCTCAGAAACGTAGCTGGCGTTTGTTACTTCTCCTACCAAAACGGGGACCTGAAGCCTTCCAGAGCTTCTGCTTGGCTCTGAAGGAGACTGAGCAGCAGCACCTCTGTGACTTGATAACGCAATCCCCCGAGAGGAACAGCAGAGAGACACACGTGGAT TGTATGCCAGAAGAAAAGTCACAACGACCGGAGAAGATGCAAAGTAACGGAGAG AGGACTTTGAGGACTTCTCTCCCATTTCCAACTCAGGAGGAATACGCTGCAAAGAGAGCAAGGACACACG CAGAGTCCATGGAGTTCAGCCTCGACGCCGACAGCCCCATCAGCACTCCCGTTCTCCCGTGCGCTCCTGACTTTTATCTGTCTCACTGCAAGCAG TCCTACAGAATGAACTCCTCGCCGCGAGGCTTTGCCCTGGTCATCAGTAACGTGACCTTTGACTCTTGCTCTGCTCCTGGTCTTGACCCAAGAAAAGGAGGTGAAGTGGACGACGAAGTCCTCAGGAAGGTTTTCACGGAGCTGGACTACCACGTCAGTGTCCACAGAGACCTCACTGCTCAG GGCATGAGGACGTGCATTGAGAACTTCTGCAGGCGGCCCGAACACCGGACAGTGGACAGCTGTGTGGTGTCTCTGCTCTCCCACGGAGTCGAAGGAGCAATTTATGGCACAGATGGACAACTTATCCAG CTGGACTGGGTGTTTGAGGCCTTTGACAATGCACACTGTCCTCTGCTTCAAAACAAGCCaaagatgtttttcattcaaGCCTGCAGAGGAG ACGAGATGGACTGTGGAGTTGAGCAGCTGGACGGGCCGGGGAGAACGTCTTCACCGAGCTGCGAGCAGCGGGACGCAGGGAGGGAGGCAGAGGGGGACGCAGATCCCAGACAGAGGCGGGACGTGGGGAGGCCCAGGATTAAACTACCTCAGCGCTCAGACATGATCTGTGGCTTTGCGTCTCTCAAAGGTCAGAGAATTT GCACAGCAGCAATGCGAAACACCAAACGAGGGTCCTGGTTTATCCAAGAACTGAACACAGCACTCCGCCTTCATGCCAGAGACACACACCTTTCAGACATGCTGGTGCAG GTAAATGCACGTATCAAGGAGAGGGAAGGTTACGCCCCAGGCACCGCCCACCATCGCTGCAAAGAGATGTCCGAGTTCACCAGCTCACTCTGCAAAGACCTCTACCTTTTCCCCAAGTACCAGCCCCAGTATTGA
- the casp2 gene encoding caspase-2 isoform X2 has product MLECGMLERDQKALRRNSAVLCKQLVVDELLIQSLQADGILTENMAETIMAEQTSQKRSWRLLLLLPKRGPEAFQSFCLALKETEQQHLCDLITQSPERNSRETHVDCMPEEKSQRPEKMQSNGESSLLDKEESSEVSSTSSLSARPSDRCGASSESSGEISPVREENRDKGRKKRTLRTSLPFPTQEEYAAKRARTHAESMEFSLDADSPISTPVLPCAPDFYLSHCKQSYRMNSSPRGFALVISNVTFDSCSAPGLDPRKGGEVDDEVLRKVFTELDYHVSVHRDLTAQGMRTCIENFCRRPEHRTVDSCVVSLLSHGVEGAIYGTDGQLIQLDWVFEAFDNAHCPLLQNKPKMFFIQACRGDEMDCGVEQLDGPGRTSSPSCEQRDAGREAEGDADPRQRRDVGRPRIKLPQRSDMICGFASLKGTAAMRNTKRGSWFIQELNTALRLHARDTHLSDMLVQVNARIKEREGYAPGTAHHRCKEMSEFTSSLCKDLYLFPKYQPQY; this is encoded by the exons ATGTTGGAGTGCGGCATGCTGGAGCGGGACCAAAAGGCTCTCCGGAGAAACTCTGCTGTTCTGTGCAAACAGCTGGTCGTGGATGAGCTGCTCATCCAGTCACTGCAAGCTGATGGCATCCTTACCGAGAACATGGCAGAAACCATCATG GCAGAGCAAACATCTCAGAAACGTAGCTGGCGTTTGTTACTTCTCCTACCAAAACGGGGACCTGAAGCCTTCCAGAGCTTCTGCTTGGCTCTGAAGGAGACTGAGCAGCAGCACCTCTGTGACTTGATAACGCAATCCCCCGAGAGGAACAGCAGAGAGACACACGTGGAT TGTATGCCAGAAGAAAAGTCACAACGACCGGAGAAGATGCAAAGTAACGGAGAG TCATCTTTATTAGACAAAGAGGAAAGCAGTGAGGTGAGCAGCACCTCGTCACTCTCAGCCAGGCCCTCTGATAGATGCGGAGCATCCTCAGAGTCGTCCGGAGAGATCAGCCCAGTCAGAGAGGAAAACAGGgacaaaggaaggaaaaag AGGACTTTGAGGACTTCTCTCCCATTTCCAACTCAGGAGGAATACGCTGCAAAGAGAGCAAGGACACACG CAGAGTCCATGGAGTTCAGCCTCGACGCCGACAGCCCCATCAGCACTCCCGTTCTCCCGTGCGCTCCTGACTTTTATCTGTCTCACTGCAAGCAG TCCTACAGAATGAACTCCTCGCCGCGAGGCTTTGCCCTGGTCATCAGTAACGTGACCTTTGACTCTTGCTCTGCTCCTGGTCTTGACCCAAGAAAAGGAGGTGAAGTGGACGACGAAGTCCTCAGGAAGGTTTTCACGGAGCTGGACTACCACGTCAGTGTCCACAGAGACCTCACTGCTCAG GGCATGAGGACGTGCATTGAGAACTTCTGCAGGCGGCCCGAACACCGGACAGTGGACAGCTGTGTGGTGTCTCTGCTCTCCCACGGAGTCGAAGGAGCAATTTATGGCACAGATGGACAACTTATCCAG CTGGACTGGGTGTTTGAGGCCTTTGACAATGCACACTGTCCTCTGCTTCAAAACAAGCCaaagatgtttttcattcaaGCCTGCAGAGGAG ACGAGATGGACTGTGGAGTTGAGCAGCTGGACGGGCCGGGGAGAACGTCTTCACCGAGCTGCGAGCAGCGGGACGCAGGGAGGGAGGCAGAGGGGGACGCAGATCCCAGACAGAGGCGGGACGTGGGGAGGCCCAGGATTAAACTACCTCAGCGCTCAGACATGATCTGTGGCTTTGCGTCTCTCAAAG GCACAGCAGCAATGCGAAACACCAAACGAGGGTCCTGGTTTATCCAAGAACTGAACACAGCACTCCGCCTTCATGCCAGAGACACACACCTTTCAGACATGCTGGTGCAG GTAAATGCACGTATCAAGGAGAGGGAAGGTTACGCCCCAGGCACCGCCCACCATCGCTGCAAAGAGATGTCCGAGTTCACCAGCTCACTCTGCAAAGACCTCTACCTTTTCCCCAAGTACCAGCCCCAGTATTGA